The Achromobacter pestifer genome includes a region encoding these proteins:
- a CDS encoding Lrp/AsnC family transcriptional regulator, producing MNLDKFDLAILKVLQDNARASLNDIGAAVGLSSTPCWNRIKRMESAGVIRGYTVDIDPASLGFMDTVIVHVTLESHSEETLYEFGRALAQIPEVLEAFLVSGDYDYYIRIAVRDTRDYERLLREQLYRIPGIRHSKSCFVLRRLKETKLPLTGMAE from the coding sequence ATGAACCTGGACAAGTTCGATCTCGCCATTTTGAAGGTGCTGCAGGACAACGCGCGCGCCAGCCTGAACGACATCGGCGCGGCCGTGGGCCTGTCATCCACGCCGTGCTGGAACCGCATCAAGCGCATGGAAAGCGCCGGGGTGATCCGTGGCTATACCGTGGACATCGATCCGGCCAGCCTGGGCTTCATGGACACGGTGATCGTCCACGTCACCCTGGAGAGCCATAGCGAGGAAACGCTGTACGAGTTCGGCCGGGCGCTGGCGCAGATTCCCGAGGTGCTGGAAGCCTTCCTGGTGTCGGGCGACTACGACTATTACATCCGCATCGCCGTGCGCGACACCCGCGACTACGAGCGGCTGCTGCGGGAGCAGCTCTACCGCATCCCGGGCATCCGGCACAGCAAATCCTGCTTCGTGCTGCGCCGGTTGAAGGAAACCAAGCTGCCGCTGACCGGCATGGCGGAATAG